In Carya illinoinensis cultivar Pawnee chromosome 6, C.illinoinensisPawnee_v1, whole genome shotgun sequence, a single genomic region encodes these proteins:
- the LOC122314434 gene encoding uncharacterized ATP-dependent helicase C29A10.10c-like isoform X2, whose product MGSRGRPLFDLNEPPAEDSESDGVLSFQPQKTHPSMNPNTADLVAASTAPQRITNNHGFSHASLVSGFQPFVRPKPAQKRAGDKNPKTSNDEEMRASPSFVQGSADVPSAEREEGEWTDAESFNDAYGNTSLSERGKASQEQGTSELRDRFASGVAADNISSGVKTFRSIKDENNTCASLELDPDPSDQKSNSSRNTEGNARGDVSSDGLEEPGLAPKQREVKGIEAIHAVKCAINPGKRKIDQKREEMLGKKRSRQTMFLNLEDVKQAGPMKTSTPRRQTFPSPITTRSVKDVHNAPPSSERVGEKQSQPMMQDQKQLDVASYEGGTSSESTELKSECNGDMSSGLLGRPRRLNGETDFSAEASLPPIPRQSSWKQPTDLRQPKNFPVSNRKSAVIGQNSMDSKLGSKKHLPPKKQTSNITPYQDTSVERLIREVTNEKFWHHPEDTELQCVPGQFESVEEYVRVFEPLLFEECRAQLYSTWEELTETVSRDTHVMVRVKSIERRERGWYDVIVLPANECKWTFKEGDVAILSSPRPGAVRSKRSNTSLKEDEGEPDISGRVAGTVRRHIPIDTRDPQGAILHFYVGDSYEPNSMVDDDHILRKLHPKTFWYLTVLGSLATTQREYIALHGFRRLNMQMQTAILHPSPEHFPKYEQQSPAMPECFTQNFVDHLHRTFNEPQLAAIQWAAMHTAAGTSSGITKTWPFTLVQGPPGTGKTHTVWGMLNVIHLVQYQHYYTSLLKKLAPESYKQANESASDNVATGSIDEVLQNMDQNLFRTLPKLCPKPRMLVCAPSNAATDELLSRVLDRGFIDGEMKVYRPDVARVGVDSQTRAAQAVSVERRTEQLLVKSRDEILGWMHQLRGREAQLSQQIACLQRELNVAAAAIRSQGSVGVDPDVLVARDQNRDTLLQNLAAVVEGRDKVLVEMSRLVILEGRFRPGSSFNLEEARANLEASFANEAEIVFTTVSSSGRKLFSRLTHGFDMVVIDEAAQASEVAVLPPLSLGAARCVLVGDPQQLPATVISKAAGTLLYSRSLFERFQQAGCPTMLLSVQYRMHPEIRDFPSRYFYQGRLTDSESVAKLPDEVYYMDPLLRPYIFYDITHGRESHRGGSVSYQNINEAQFCLRVYEHLQKTLKSSGMGKITVGIITPYKLQLKCLQREFEEVLKSEEGKDLYINTVDAFQGQERDVIIMSCVRASNHGVGFVADIRRMNVALTRARRALWVMGNASALIQSDDWAALIADARTRNCYMEMDSLPKDFLLLKGPAYTPLPGKGSSNTRGLRSAGRHRQLDMHMESRSVPPSEDEEKLSGSVIARNGSYRPLKASMEKPLDNFDQLGDKSRDAWQYGTQKKQSSAGFVGKREM is encoded by the exons ATGGGTTCGCGTGGAAGGCCATTATTTGATCTCAATGAACCCCCTGCTGAGGATAGTGAGAGTGATGGTGTCCTCAGCTTCCAGCCGCAAAAAACACATCCATCTATGAATCCCAACACTGCTGACTTGGTTGCAGCTTCAACTGCTCCCCAAAGAATAACAAATAATCATGGCTTTTCACATGCATCATTGGTATCTGGCTTTCAGCCTTTTGTACGTCCCAAACCTGCACAGAAGAGGGCTGGGGATAAGAATCCCAAGACTAGTAATGATGAGGAGATGAGAGCCTCACCTTCATTTGTTCAGGGTTCAGCAGATGTTCCATCTGCTGAAAGAGAAGAAGGAGAATGGACTGATGCTGAGAGCTTTAATGATGCATATGGAAACACTAGTTTGAGTGAACGGGGTAAAGCTTCACAAGAGCAAGGAACATCTGAATTGAGGGATCGCTTTGCATCTGGTGTAGCCGCTGACAATATCTCTTCTGGTGTCAAAACTTTTCGAAGTATCAAGGATGAAAATAATACTTGTGCTTCTTTAGAATTGGATCCAGATCCCAGTGATCAGAAAAGCAATAGTAGTCGAAATACAGAAGGAAATGCAAGAGGTGATGTGTCCTCAGATGGTCTGGAGGAACCTGGTTTGGCCCCAAAGCAAAGAGAAGTTAAAGGTATTGAAGCGATCCATGCAGTTAAATGTGCAATTAATCCTGGAAAAAGGAAGATTGACCAGAAAAGGGAAGAAATGCTAGGCAAGAAACGCAGTAGACAGACCATGTTTCTTAATTTGGAAGATGTCAAACAAGCTGGTCCTATGAAAACCTCAACGCCGAGAAGGCAGACCTTTCCGTCACCTATAACAACTCGTTCTGTGAAAGATGTCCATAATGCTCCTCCATCTTCTGAGCGTGTTGGAGAAAAGCAGAGTCAGCCAATGATGCAGGATCAGAAACAACTTGATGTAGCATCTTATGAAGGAGGCACTAGTTCAGAATCTACTGAACTCAAATCTGAATGTAATGGTGATATGAGTTCTGGACTACTTGGTAGGCCTCGGAGGTTAAATGGTGAAACTGATTTTTCTGCAGAGGCATCCCTGCCACCCATTCCTAGACAGAGTTCATGGAAGCAGCCCACAGATTTGAGGCAGCCAAAGAATTTTCCCGTCTCAAATAGGAAGTCAGCTGTGATCGGTCAAAACTCCATGGATTCCAAATTGGGAAGCAAGAAACATCTTCCACCTAAGAAGCAAACTTCTAACATTACTCCATATCAGGACACGTCGGTGGAGCGACTTATACGGGAGGTGACCAATGAAAAGTTTTGGCATCATCCAG AGGACACTGAGCTCCAATGTGTGCCCGGCCAATTCGAATCGGTAGAAGAGTATGTTAGAGTATTTGAGCCTTTGCTCTTTGAGGAATGTCGGGCACAACTCTATAGCACGTGGGAGGAGTTAACTGAAACGGTTTCAAGGGATACACATGTGATGGTCCGTGTAAAGAGTATAGAAAGACGAGAAAGAG GATGGTATGATGTGATAGTCCTTCCTGCAAATGAGTGCAAGTGGACATTTAAGGAGGGTGATGTTGCAATTCTTTCATCCCCCAGGCCTGGAGCAG TTAGATCTAAGCGGAGCAACACCTCCTTAAAGGAAGATGAAGGGGAGCCTGATATCAGTGGACGTGTAGCTGGTACTGTCAGGCGTCACATACCTATTGATACTCGTGATCCTCAAGGGGCAATCCTTCATTTTTATGTTGGGGACTCATACGAACCTAATAG CATGGTTGATGATGATCACATTCTGAGAAAGCTTCATCCCAAGACCTTTTGGTATTTAACTGTGCTTGGTTCTCTTGCAACAACGCAGCGGGAGTACATTGCATTGCATGGATTTCGCCGTCTCAACATGCAG ATGCAAACTGCAATCCTTCATCCTAGTCCTGAGCACTTTCCAAAGTACGAGCAACAGTCACCTGCCATGCCTGAATGCTTCACTCAGAACTTCGTTGATCATCTGCATAGGACGTTCAATGAACCTCAGCTAGCAGCAATTCAATGGGCTGCAATGCACACGGCTGCTGGTACAAGTAGTGGGATAACAAAGACATGGCCCTTTACTCTTGTTCAAGGACCTCCAGGAACAGGTAAGACACATACAGTCTGGGGAATGCTAAATGTCATCCATCTGGTCCAGTATCAGCACTACTACACTTCTTTGCTCAAGAAACTAGCACCTGAAAGCTATAAACAAGCCAACGAGAGCGCTTCTGACAATGTTGCTACGGGTTCAATTGATGAGGTTCTTCAAAACATGGACCAGAATCTCTTCCGTACACTTCCAAAACTTTGTCCAAAGCCTAGAATGTTAGTCTGTGCTCCTTCAAATGCTGCAACTGATGAGCTTCTTTCCCGTGTTCTTGATCGTGGATTCATTGATGGTGAGATGAAAGTTTACCGGCCCGATGTGGCTCGAGTGGGAGTTGATTCACAAACCCGTGCTGCCCAGGCAGTTTCTGTTGAGCGCAGAACTGAGCAGCTTTTGGTCAAGAGTCGTGATGAGATTTTAGGATGGATGCACCAGTTAAGAGGCCGTGAAGCTCAGTTGTCTCAGCAGATAGCTTGTCTTCAAAGAGAACTCaatgttgctgctgctgctattCGTTCCCAAGGATCCGTTGGTGTTGACCCAGATGTTCTTGTGGCCAGGGACCAGAATCGAGACACATTGTTGCAGAACCTTGCAGCAGTGGTTGAAGGCAGGGATAAAGTTCTTGTTGAGATGTCTCGCCTAGTTATTTTAGAGGGTAGGTTTCGTCCTGGTAGTAGCTTTAATTTAGAAGAAGCCCGTGCTAATCTTGAGGCAAGTTTTGCAAATGAGGCCGAGATTGTTTTCACTACTGTCTCGAGCAGCGGCCGAAAGTTATTTTCTCGTCTCACTCATGGTTTTGATATGGTAGTCATTGATGAGGCGGCCCAAGCCAGTGAAGTAGCAGTCCTACCTCCCCTTTCCCTTGGTGCAGCGCGGTGTGTTCTTGTTGGGGATCCTCAGCAGCTCCCAGCAACTGTTATCAGCAAGGCAGCTGGAACATTGTTGTACAGCAGGAGCCTCTTTGAAAGGTTCCAGCAAGCAGGATGCCCCACCATGTTATTATCCGTGCAGTATCGAATGCATCCTGAAATCCGGGATTTCCCTTCTAGGTACTTTTACCAAGGGCGCCTTACTGACAGTGAAAGTGTTGCTAAGTTACCTGATGAGGTTTACTACATGGACCCTCTGCTTAGACCTTACATATTCTATGATATTACCCATGGGCGGGAATCTCATAGAGGTGGATCTGTCTCTTATCAGAACATAAATGAAGCGCAGTTTTGTCTTCGCGTGTATGAGCATCTTCAGAAAACTTTGAAATCTTCTGGTATGGGGAAAATAACTGTTGGCATAATAACACCGTACAAGCTCCAATTAAAATGCCTTCAACGTGAGTTTGAGGAAGTGTTAAAGTCAGAAGAAGGGAAAGATCTGTACATCAATACTGTAGATGCCTTTCAAGGCCAAGAACGTGATGTCATAATCATGTCTTGTGTGCGTGCATCAAATCATGGAGTTGGATTTGTCGCAGATATCCGGCGAATGAATGTTGCTCTTACTCGTGCAAGAAGGGCTCTTTGG GTGATGGGGAATGCTAGTGCCTTGATACAATCTGATGACTGGGCTGCACTGATTGCTGATGCGAGAACCAGGAACTGTTACATGGAAATGGATTCACTCCCAAAAGATTTTCTCCTCCTTAAGGGCCCAGCTTACACACCATTGCCAGGCAAGGGATCATCTAATACGAGGGGGTTGAGATCAGCGGGTAGGCATAGACAGTTGGATATGCATATGGAGTCCAGGTCAGTACCACCATCAGAAGATGAGGAGAAGTTGAGTGGGTCAGTGATAGCTAGGAATGGGAGTTACCGGCCCTTAAAGGCATCGATGGAGAAGCCTTTGGATAACTTTGATCAATTAGGTGATAAATCTAGAGATGCCTGGCAATATGGCACACAGAAGAAGCAAAGTTCTGCTGGATTTGTGGGGAAGAGAGAGATGTAG
- the LOC122314435 gene encoding phosphatidylinositol transfer protein 3-like isoform X1, producing the protein MLLGRSWETIPPLINQLTIEKGVFGNMSVGLKKSPSNGLDKHLTSDEQQAKVNELRKLIGPLPDKLSIYCSDVSMSRYLRARNWNVKKASKMLKDSLKWRLEYKPEEIRWEEVAHEAETGKIYRSTSIDKHGRPVLVMRPSRQNTKSTKGQIKYLVYCMENAIVNLPPGQEQMVWLIDFEGFNLSNISVKLTRETAHVLQDRYPERLGLAILYNPPKFFEPFWMVVKPFLEPKTYNKVKFVYSDDVSAKKIMEDLFDMDQLESAFGGKGDISFDINKYAERMREDDKKMSSFWTRGNPPLESPQPALTSAPIDSINLGSDSDASDVEKTDCSPYQGLELEVTFPGQQMPDTNFGKSAI; encoded by the exons ATGCTCTTGGGTAGATCGTGGGAAACCATACCACCCCTAATCAACCAGCTTACCATTGAAAAAG GTGTCTTTGGAAATATGAGTGTGGGCTTAAAGAAATCCCCTTCGAATGGATTAGATAAGCATTTGACATCTGATGAGCAGCAGGCTAAG GTTAATGAGTTGAGAAAGTTAATAGGGCCATTGCCAGATAAGTTGTCCATTTATTGTTCTGATGTATCCATGTCAAGATATCTGCGGGCACGTAATTGGAATGTCAAGAAGGCAAGTAAAATGCTGAAAGATTCCTTGAAATGGAGATTGGAATACAAACCAGAAGAGATACGCTGG GAGGAGGTTGCTCATGAAGCGGAGACGGGGAAAATCTACAGATCAACTTCTATTGACAAGCATGGGAGACCAGTTCTTGTCATGAGACCTAGTCGACAG aacacaaaatcaacaaaaggaCAAATCAAGTATTTGGTCTATTGCATGGAGAATGCCATTGTAAATCTGCCACCAGGCCAGGAACAAATGGTTTGGCTCATAGATTTCGAGGGTTTTAATTTGTCAAATATTTCAGTGAAGCTGACAAGGGAAACTGCTCATGTTTTACAAGACCGCTATCCTGAACGCCTGGGTTTGGCAATATTATACAACCCGCCCAAGTTTTTTGAGCCATTCTGGATG GTGGTGAAGCCCTTTCTGGAGCCTAAAACTTACAAtaaagtcaagtttgtatactCTGATGACGTCAGCGCCAAGAAGATAATGGAAGATTTATTTGATATGGACCAGCTGGAGTCTGCATTTGGTGGAAAAGGTGACATCAGttttgatataaataaatatgcagAAAGGATGCgagaggatgacaagaagatgTCCTCCTTTTGGACTAGGGGAAATCCTCCCTTAGAATCCCCACAACCAGCTTTGACAAGTGCTCCAATAGATTCAATCAATTTAGGCTCAGATTCTGACGCTTCTGATGTTGAGAAAACAGACTGTTCCCCTTATCAAGGGTTGGAATTGGAAGTTACATTCCCAGGTCAGCAAATGCCGGACACCAATTTTGGCAAAAGTGCCATCTGA
- the LOC122314434 gene encoding uncharacterized ATP-dependent helicase C29A10.10c-like isoform X1 gives MGSRGRPLFDLNEPPAEDSESDGVLSFQPQKTHPSMNPNTADLVAASTAPQRITNNHGFSHASLVSGFQPFVRPKPAQKRAGDKNPKTSNDEEMRASPSFVQGSADVPSAEREEGEWTDAESFNDAYGNTSLSERGKASQEQGTSELRDRFASGVAADNISSGVKTFRSIKDENNTCASLELDPDPSDQKSNSSRNTEGNARGDVSSDGLEEPGLAPKQREVKGIEAIHAVKCAINPGKRKIDQKREEMLGKKRSRQTMFLNLEDVKQAGPMKTSTPRRQTFPSPITTRSVKDVHNAPPSSERVGEKQSQPMMQDQKQLDVASYEGGTSSESTELKSECNGDMSSGLLGRPRRLNGETDFSAEASLPPIPRQSSWKQPTDLRQPKNFPVSNRKSAVIGQNSMDSKLGSKKHLPPKKQTSNITPYQDTSVERLIREVTNEKFWHHPEDTELQCVPGQFESVEEYVRVFEPLLFEECRAQLYSTWEELTETVSRDTHVMVRVKSIERRERGWYDVIVLPANECKWTFKEGDVAILSSPRPGAAVRSKRSNTSLKEDEGEPDISGRVAGTVRRHIPIDTRDPQGAILHFYVGDSYEPNSMVDDDHILRKLHPKTFWYLTVLGSLATTQREYIALHGFRRLNMQMQTAILHPSPEHFPKYEQQSPAMPECFTQNFVDHLHRTFNEPQLAAIQWAAMHTAAGTSSGITKTWPFTLVQGPPGTGKTHTVWGMLNVIHLVQYQHYYTSLLKKLAPESYKQANESASDNVATGSIDEVLQNMDQNLFRTLPKLCPKPRMLVCAPSNAATDELLSRVLDRGFIDGEMKVYRPDVARVGVDSQTRAAQAVSVERRTEQLLVKSRDEILGWMHQLRGREAQLSQQIACLQRELNVAAAAIRSQGSVGVDPDVLVARDQNRDTLLQNLAAVVEGRDKVLVEMSRLVILEGRFRPGSSFNLEEARANLEASFANEAEIVFTTVSSSGRKLFSRLTHGFDMVVIDEAAQASEVAVLPPLSLGAARCVLVGDPQQLPATVISKAAGTLLYSRSLFERFQQAGCPTMLLSVQYRMHPEIRDFPSRYFYQGRLTDSESVAKLPDEVYYMDPLLRPYIFYDITHGRESHRGGSVSYQNINEAQFCLRVYEHLQKTLKSSGMGKITVGIITPYKLQLKCLQREFEEVLKSEEGKDLYINTVDAFQGQERDVIIMSCVRASNHGVGFVADIRRMNVALTRARRALWVMGNASALIQSDDWAALIADARTRNCYMEMDSLPKDFLLLKGPAYTPLPGKGSSNTRGLRSAGRHRQLDMHMESRSVPPSEDEEKLSGSVIARNGSYRPLKASMEKPLDNFDQLGDKSRDAWQYGTQKKQSSAGFVGKREM, from the exons ATGGGTTCGCGTGGAAGGCCATTATTTGATCTCAATGAACCCCCTGCTGAGGATAGTGAGAGTGATGGTGTCCTCAGCTTCCAGCCGCAAAAAACACATCCATCTATGAATCCCAACACTGCTGACTTGGTTGCAGCTTCAACTGCTCCCCAAAGAATAACAAATAATCATGGCTTTTCACATGCATCATTGGTATCTGGCTTTCAGCCTTTTGTACGTCCCAAACCTGCACAGAAGAGGGCTGGGGATAAGAATCCCAAGACTAGTAATGATGAGGAGATGAGAGCCTCACCTTCATTTGTTCAGGGTTCAGCAGATGTTCCATCTGCTGAAAGAGAAGAAGGAGAATGGACTGATGCTGAGAGCTTTAATGATGCATATGGAAACACTAGTTTGAGTGAACGGGGTAAAGCTTCACAAGAGCAAGGAACATCTGAATTGAGGGATCGCTTTGCATCTGGTGTAGCCGCTGACAATATCTCTTCTGGTGTCAAAACTTTTCGAAGTATCAAGGATGAAAATAATACTTGTGCTTCTTTAGAATTGGATCCAGATCCCAGTGATCAGAAAAGCAATAGTAGTCGAAATACAGAAGGAAATGCAAGAGGTGATGTGTCCTCAGATGGTCTGGAGGAACCTGGTTTGGCCCCAAAGCAAAGAGAAGTTAAAGGTATTGAAGCGATCCATGCAGTTAAATGTGCAATTAATCCTGGAAAAAGGAAGATTGACCAGAAAAGGGAAGAAATGCTAGGCAAGAAACGCAGTAGACAGACCATGTTTCTTAATTTGGAAGATGTCAAACAAGCTGGTCCTATGAAAACCTCAACGCCGAGAAGGCAGACCTTTCCGTCACCTATAACAACTCGTTCTGTGAAAGATGTCCATAATGCTCCTCCATCTTCTGAGCGTGTTGGAGAAAAGCAGAGTCAGCCAATGATGCAGGATCAGAAACAACTTGATGTAGCATCTTATGAAGGAGGCACTAGTTCAGAATCTACTGAACTCAAATCTGAATGTAATGGTGATATGAGTTCTGGACTACTTGGTAGGCCTCGGAGGTTAAATGGTGAAACTGATTTTTCTGCAGAGGCATCCCTGCCACCCATTCCTAGACAGAGTTCATGGAAGCAGCCCACAGATTTGAGGCAGCCAAAGAATTTTCCCGTCTCAAATAGGAAGTCAGCTGTGATCGGTCAAAACTCCATGGATTCCAAATTGGGAAGCAAGAAACATCTTCCACCTAAGAAGCAAACTTCTAACATTACTCCATATCAGGACACGTCGGTGGAGCGACTTATACGGGAGGTGACCAATGAAAAGTTTTGGCATCATCCAG AGGACACTGAGCTCCAATGTGTGCCCGGCCAATTCGAATCGGTAGAAGAGTATGTTAGAGTATTTGAGCCTTTGCTCTTTGAGGAATGTCGGGCACAACTCTATAGCACGTGGGAGGAGTTAACTGAAACGGTTTCAAGGGATACACATGTGATGGTCCGTGTAAAGAGTATAGAAAGACGAGAAAGAG GATGGTATGATGTGATAGTCCTTCCTGCAAATGAGTGCAAGTGGACATTTAAGGAGGGTGATGTTGCAATTCTTTCATCCCCCAGGCCTGGAGCAG CAGTTAGATCTAAGCGGAGCAACACCTCCTTAAAGGAAGATGAAGGGGAGCCTGATATCAGTGGACGTGTAGCTGGTACTGTCAGGCGTCACATACCTATTGATACTCGTGATCCTCAAGGGGCAATCCTTCATTTTTATGTTGGGGACTCATACGAACCTAATAG CATGGTTGATGATGATCACATTCTGAGAAAGCTTCATCCCAAGACCTTTTGGTATTTAACTGTGCTTGGTTCTCTTGCAACAACGCAGCGGGAGTACATTGCATTGCATGGATTTCGCCGTCTCAACATGCAG ATGCAAACTGCAATCCTTCATCCTAGTCCTGAGCACTTTCCAAAGTACGAGCAACAGTCACCTGCCATGCCTGAATGCTTCACTCAGAACTTCGTTGATCATCTGCATAGGACGTTCAATGAACCTCAGCTAGCAGCAATTCAATGGGCTGCAATGCACACGGCTGCTGGTACAAGTAGTGGGATAACAAAGACATGGCCCTTTACTCTTGTTCAAGGACCTCCAGGAACAGGTAAGACACATACAGTCTGGGGAATGCTAAATGTCATCCATCTGGTCCAGTATCAGCACTACTACACTTCTTTGCTCAAGAAACTAGCACCTGAAAGCTATAAACAAGCCAACGAGAGCGCTTCTGACAATGTTGCTACGGGTTCAATTGATGAGGTTCTTCAAAACATGGACCAGAATCTCTTCCGTACACTTCCAAAACTTTGTCCAAAGCCTAGAATGTTAGTCTGTGCTCCTTCAAATGCTGCAACTGATGAGCTTCTTTCCCGTGTTCTTGATCGTGGATTCATTGATGGTGAGATGAAAGTTTACCGGCCCGATGTGGCTCGAGTGGGAGTTGATTCACAAACCCGTGCTGCCCAGGCAGTTTCTGTTGAGCGCAGAACTGAGCAGCTTTTGGTCAAGAGTCGTGATGAGATTTTAGGATGGATGCACCAGTTAAGAGGCCGTGAAGCTCAGTTGTCTCAGCAGATAGCTTGTCTTCAAAGAGAACTCaatgttgctgctgctgctattCGTTCCCAAGGATCCGTTGGTGTTGACCCAGATGTTCTTGTGGCCAGGGACCAGAATCGAGACACATTGTTGCAGAACCTTGCAGCAGTGGTTGAAGGCAGGGATAAAGTTCTTGTTGAGATGTCTCGCCTAGTTATTTTAGAGGGTAGGTTTCGTCCTGGTAGTAGCTTTAATTTAGAAGAAGCCCGTGCTAATCTTGAGGCAAGTTTTGCAAATGAGGCCGAGATTGTTTTCACTACTGTCTCGAGCAGCGGCCGAAAGTTATTTTCTCGTCTCACTCATGGTTTTGATATGGTAGTCATTGATGAGGCGGCCCAAGCCAGTGAAGTAGCAGTCCTACCTCCCCTTTCCCTTGGTGCAGCGCGGTGTGTTCTTGTTGGGGATCCTCAGCAGCTCCCAGCAACTGTTATCAGCAAGGCAGCTGGAACATTGTTGTACAGCAGGAGCCTCTTTGAAAGGTTCCAGCAAGCAGGATGCCCCACCATGTTATTATCCGTGCAGTATCGAATGCATCCTGAAATCCGGGATTTCCCTTCTAGGTACTTTTACCAAGGGCGCCTTACTGACAGTGAAAGTGTTGCTAAGTTACCTGATGAGGTTTACTACATGGACCCTCTGCTTAGACCTTACATATTCTATGATATTACCCATGGGCGGGAATCTCATAGAGGTGGATCTGTCTCTTATCAGAACATAAATGAAGCGCAGTTTTGTCTTCGCGTGTATGAGCATCTTCAGAAAACTTTGAAATCTTCTGGTATGGGGAAAATAACTGTTGGCATAATAACACCGTACAAGCTCCAATTAAAATGCCTTCAACGTGAGTTTGAGGAAGTGTTAAAGTCAGAAGAAGGGAAAGATCTGTACATCAATACTGTAGATGCCTTTCAAGGCCAAGAACGTGATGTCATAATCATGTCTTGTGTGCGTGCATCAAATCATGGAGTTGGATTTGTCGCAGATATCCGGCGAATGAATGTTGCTCTTACTCGTGCAAGAAGGGCTCTTTGG GTGATGGGGAATGCTAGTGCCTTGATACAATCTGATGACTGGGCTGCACTGATTGCTGATGCGAGAACCAGGAACTGTTACATGGAAATGGATTCACTCCCAAAAGATTTTCTCCTCCTTAAGGGCCCAGCTTACACACCATTGCCAGGCAAGGGATCATCTAATACGAGGGGGTTGAGATCAGCGGGTAGGCATAGACAGTTGGATATGCATATGGAGTCCAGGTCAGTACCACCATCAGAAGATGAGGAGAAGTTGAGTGGGTCAGTGATAGCTAGGAATGGGAGTTACCGGCCCTTAAAGGCATCGATGGAGAAGCCTTTGGATAACTTTGATCAATTAGGTGATAAATCTAGAGATGCCTGGCAATATGGCACACAGAAGAAGCAAAGTTCTGCTGGATTTGTGGGGAAGAGAGAGATGTAG
- the LOC122314435 gene encoding phosphatidylinositol transfer protein 3-like isoform X2, whose amino-acid sequence MSVGLKKSPSNGLDKHLTSDEQQAKVNELRKLIGPLPDKLSIYCSDVSMSRYLRARNWNVKKASKMLKDSLKWRLEYKPEEIRWEEVAHEAETGKIYRSTSIDKHGRPVLVMRPSRQNTKSTKGQIKYLVYCMENAIVNLPPGQEQMVWLIDFEGFNLSNISVKLTRETAHVLQDRYPERLGLAILYNPPKFFEPFWMVVKPFLEPKTYNKVKFVYSDDVSAKKIMEDLFDMDQLESAFGGKGDISFDINKYAERMREDDKKMSSFWTRGNPPLESPQPALTSAPIDSINLGSDSDASDVEKTDCSPYQGLELEVTFPGQQMPDTNFGKSAI is encoded by the exons ATGAGTGTGGGCTTAAAGAAATCCCCTTCGAATGGATTAGATAAGCATTTGACATCTGATGAGCAGCAGGCTAAG GTTAATGAGTTGAGAAAGTTAATAGGGCCATTGCCAGATAAGTTGTCCATTTATTGTTCTGATGTATCCATGTCAAGATATCTGCGGGCACGTAATTGGAATGTCAAGAAGGCAAGTAAAATGCTGAAAGATTCCTTGAAATGGAGATTGGAATACAAACCAGAAGAGATACGCTGG GAGGAGGTTGCTCATGAAGCGGAGACGGGGAAAATCTACAGATCAACTTCTATTGACAAGCATGGGAGACCAGTTCTTGTCATGAGACCTAGTCGACAG aacacaaaatcaacaaaaggaCAAATCAAGTATTTGGTCTATTGCATGGAGAATGCCATTGTAAATCTGCCACCAGGCCAGGAACAAATGGTTTGGCTCATAGATTTCGAGGGTTTTAATTTGTCAAATATTTCAGTGAAGCTGACAAGGGAAACTGCTCATGTTTTACAAGACCGCTATCCTGAACGCCTGGGTTTGGCAATATTATACAACCCGCCCAAGTTTTTTGAGCCATTCTGGATG GTGGTGAAGCCCTTTCTGGAGCCTAAAACTTACAAtaaagtcaagtttgtatactCTGATGACGTCAGCGCCAAGAAGATAATGGAAGATTTATTTGATATGGACCAGCTGGAGTCTGCATTTGGTGGAAAAGGTGACATCAGttttgatataaataaatatgcagAAAGGATGCgagaggatgacaagaagatgTCCTCCTTTTGGACTAGGGGAAATCCTCCCTTAGAATCCCCACAACCAGCTTTGACAAGTGCTCCAATAGATTCAATCAATTTAGGCTCAGATTCTGACGCTTCTGATGTTGAGAAAACAGACTGTTCCCCTTATCAAGGGTTGGAATTGGAAGTTACATTCCCAGGTCAGCAAATGCCGGACACCAATTTTGGCAAAAGTGCCATCTGA